From Maylandia zebra isolate NMK-2024a linkage group LG11, Mzebra_GT3a, whole genome shotgun sequence, one genomic window encodes:
- the lingo4b gene encoding leucine-rich repeat and immunoglobulin-like domain-containing nogo receptor-interacting protein 4b has protein sequence MFVESVVRWGLWSILLQFGLGVSAGGCTPGCLCRPEPKEVICSGKHLNSVPGALPSDARRLDLSRNRIKTVGRRQFSGLVKLQELDLSDNIISMIEVEAFLGLQNLRTLRLKNNRLKIIPVGVFSGLSSLKFLDLSQNEILVFLDYTFKEMVNLQTLEASENDLVFISQRAFFGLQNLQELNLDRSNLTSIPTEALSQLQSLTRLRMLRLTISTLPNNAFRKLQHLRSLLITNWPALDTIAGNSLIGLNLTSLVISSCNLSAVPYSALRHLVYLRFLDLSYNPITVIQGNLLGDLLRLQELHLAGGSLLRIEPGAFRGLAYFRMLNVTSNQLTTLEESAFHSVGNLQVLRLDGNPLACDCRLLWVFRRRVRLNFDGHQPTCSSPDTVRQREFKDFLEKELPRVFTCRPARIMHRRPQEERVEEGTTVLFSCKADGDPSPSITWISSHKNVISPTGRIRVLPNGTLEVRFAQVQDSGTYQCLASNAAGNDSLTVSLYVKGLPRNRNMSFVTEEGLVEPSNTQAANSSAQMAKPYPFDAKTLIIATTMGFLSFLSSVAICFVFMFFWSQSKGQIKHTATIDFVPRSSMGGGGGDGGDGGRFTMKLI, from the coding sequence ATGTTTGTGGAGTCAGTCGTCCGATGGGGCTTGTGGAGCATCCTGCTCCAGTTTGGACTGGGCGTATCTGCAGGAGGCTGTACTCCAGGCTGTCTGTGTCGACCTGAGCCCAAAGAAGTGATCTGCTCTGGAAAACACTTAAATTCAGTGCCAGGGGCCTTGCCCAGTGATGCCAGACGTTTGGATTTATCCCGCAACAGGATTAAGACTGTGGGACGCCGTCAATTTTCTGGCCTTGTGAAACTTCAAGAGTTGGACCTCAGTGATAATATAATCTCCATGATTGAGGTAGAGGCTTTCCTGGGCCTACAGAATCTCAGGACACTTCGGCTTAAGAATAACCGCCTCAAGATCATCCCAGTTGGGGTGTTTTCTGGCCTGTCCAGTCTAAAATTTCTGGATTTGAGCCAAAATGAGATTTTGGTCTTTCTGGACTATACCTTTAAAGAAATGGTAAATCTGCAGACACTGGAAGCTAGTGAAAATGACTTGGTCTTCATCTCCCAGCGTGCTTTCTTTGGTCTGCAGAATCTACAGGAGCTCAACTTAGACCGTAGCAACCTGACCTCAATTCCCACTGAGGCATTGTCCCAGCTCCAGAGCCTGACACGTCTACGAATGCTACGCCTCACCATTTCTACACTTCCCAACAATGCTTTCCGTAAACTGCAACACCTGCGCAGCCTCCTGATCACAAACTGGCCAGCACTGGACACTATAGCTGGCAACAGCCTAATTGGTCTAAATTTGACCTCGCTTGTTATCAGTAGCTGTAACCTAAGTGCAGTTCCTTATTCTGCACTTCGTCACCTGGTGTATCTGCGCTTCCTGGACCTGTCCTATAACCCCATCACTGTTATCCAAGGTAACCTGCTTGGGGATCTCTTGAGACTTCAGGAGTTACACTTAGCAGGTGGCAGCCTACTACGAATAGAGCCGGGAGCCTTCAGGGGACTAGCCTATTTTCGCATGCTTAATGTGACATCCAATCAGCTCACTACTTTGGAAGAGAGCGCCTTCCATTCTGTTGGGAACCTTCAGGTGCTGCGGTTAGATGGGAATCCCCTAGCATGTGACTGCCGGCTTCTCTGGGTGTTTCGTCGCAGAGTGCGCTTGAACTTCGATGGACATCAGCCCACTTGCTCCTCTCCTGATACAGTAAGACAGCGTGAATTCAAAGACTTCTTAGAGAAGGAACTTCCAAGGGTTTTTACCTGCCGCCCTGCTCGCATCATGCACCGTAGGCCGCAAGAGGAAAGAGTAGAGGAGGGCACTACTGTTCTCTTTTCCTGCAAGGCTGATGGGGATCCATCACCATCTATCACCTGGATCTCATCCcataaaaatgtgatttctCCAACAGGAAGAATCAGAGTTTTACCAAATGGAACTTTAGAAGTGCGTTTTGCCCAAGTTCAGGATAGTGGCACGTATCAGTGCCTGGCAAGTAATGCAGCTGGCAATGACAGTCTGACTGTCAGCTTGTATGTGAAGGGGCTCCCACGCAACCGAAACATGTCTTTCGTCACAGAGGAGGGCTTGGTAGAACCTTCAAATACCCAAGCTGCAAACTCCTCAGCTCAAATGGCTAAGCCATACCCATTCGATGCAAAGACCTTGATCATTGCAACCACCATGGGCTTCCTGTCGTTCCTTAGCTCAGTTGCCatctgttttgtcttcatgtttttctggaGCCAGAGCAAAGGTCAAATTAAACACACTGCAACTATTGACTTTGTTCCTCGGTCTTCCATGGGTGGAGGGGGAGGGGATGGAGGTGATGGTGGCAGATTTACCATGAAACTCATTTAA